From Phycisphaerae bacterium:
CCAGTTCATGAGGATCACCTTTTCCTTGCCCTCTTCCTTGGCCTTCCTGGCCTCGTCGATCGCGCAGGCGATCGCATGGCTGGTCTCAGGAGCTGAGATGAATCCTTCCGTACGAGCCCATAGTACGGCGGCTTCATAGCACTCGAGTTGATGGTAGGCTCGTGGTGTGATCAGTCCTTCGATAATCGCCTGACTGACCAGCGGGGCGATACCGTGGTACCGCAGTCCGCCGGCATGGATCGAGGGGGGAACGAAAGTGTGCCCCAACGTGTGCATGGGCAACAACGGGGTCATGCGCGCCGTGTCGCCATGATCATAGGCGTACGGTCCGCGCGTCATCGTCGGACAACTCGACGGCTCGACCGGGATGACCTCGATGTTCGCACCGGCGATCTTGTCGCAGACGAATGGAAACGCAATGCCCGCGAAATTGCTTCCACCGCCGGCACAGGCGATCACGGTATCGACCTTCTTCTCTCCAATCTTGGCAAGCTGCTTCTTGGCCTCCAGACCGATGATGGTCTGATGCAGCATGACGTGGTTGAGCACGCTGCCCAGCGAGTAGCGGGTCTTCCCGC
This genomic window contains:
- a CDS encoding TrpB-like pyridoxal phosphate-dependent enzyme, with amino-acid sequence ALAFACSLLGLECKVYMVKVSFEQKPFRRLMMETWGGKCVASPSNETKAGRDILAQDPNCPGSLGIAISEAIEAAVTDPSGKTRYSLGSVLNHVMLHQTIIGLEAKKQLAKIGEKKVDTVIACAGGGSNFAGIAFPFVCDKIAGANIEVIPVEPSSCPTMTRGPYAYDHGDTARMTPLLPMHTLGHTFVPPSIHAGGLRYHGIAPLVSQAIIEGLITPRAYHQLECYEAAVLWARTEGFISAPETSHAIACAIDEARKAKEEGKEKVILMNWSGHGLMDLLGYDKYFRGQLEDFPLPEDEMQRSLAAIKDLPKPKVMKSGKW